In Synechocystis sp. PCC 6714, the following are encoded in one genomic region:
- the groL gene encoding chaperonin GroEL (60 kDa chaperone family; promotes refolding of misfolded polypeptides especially under stressful conditions; forms two stacked rings of heptamers to form a barrel-shaped 14mer; ends can be capped by GroES; misfolded proteins enter the barrel where they are refolded when GroES binds), whose translation MAKSIIYNDEARRALERGMDILAEAVAVTLGPKGRNVVLEKKFGSPQIINDGITIAKEIELEDHVENTGVSLIRQAASKTNDVAGDGTTTATVLAHAIVKEGLRNVAAGANPISLKRGIDKATDFLVARIKEHAQPVGDSKAIAQVGAISAGNDEEVGQMIANAMDKVGQEGVISLEEGKSMTTELEITEGMRFDKGYISPYFVTDAERMEAVLEDPRILITDKKINLVQDLVPILEQVARQGKPLLIIAEDIEKEALATLVVNRLRGVLNVAAVKAPGFGDRRKQMLEDIATLTGGQVISEDAGLKLESATVDSLGSARRINITKDNTTIVAEGNEAAVKSRCEQIRRQIEETDSSYDKEKLQERLAKLAGGVAVIKVGAATETEMKDRKLRLEDAINATKAAVEEGIVPGGGTTLAHLAPQLEEWANGNLKDEELTGALIVARALPAPLKRIAENAGQNGAVISERVKEKEFNVGYNAASLEYVDMLAAGIVDPAKVTRSALQNAASIAGMVLTTECIVVDKPEKEKAPAGAPGGDFDY comes from the coding sequence ATGGCTAAATCCATCATTTACAATGACGAAGCCCGCCGTGCCCTAGAACGGGGTATGGACATTTTGGCGGAAGCCGTTGCCGTTACCCTCGGTCCCAAAGGTCGTAATGTGGTGCTCGAGAAAAAATTTGGTTCTCCCCAAATTATTAACGACGGGATCACCATTGCCAAAGAGATTGAACTGGAAGACCATGTGGAAAACACCGGGGTTTCCCTAATTCGCCAAGCGGCATCCAAAACCAATGATGTGGCTGGGGATGGTACCACCACCGCTACGGTTTTGGCCCACGCCATTGTTAAAGAGGGTTTACGGAATGTGGCCGCTGGTGCTAACCCCATTTCCCTCAAGCGGGGTATTGATAAGGCCACTGATTTCCTCGTTGCCCGCATCAAAGAGCACGCTCAACCCGTGGGAGACTCCAAGGCGATCGCCCAGGTGGGAGCTATTTCCGCCGGTAACGATGAAGAAGTTGGCCAAATGATTGCCAATGCCATGGATAAAGTAGGCCAAGAAGGGGTTATTTCCCTGGAAGAAGGCAAATCCATGACCACCGAGTTGGAAATCACCGAAGGGATGCGCTTCGACAAGGGCTATATTTCCCCCTACTTCGTCACCGATGCGGAACGGATGGAGGCTGTCCTGGAAGATCCCCGGATTTTGATCACCGACAAAAAAATCAACCTGGTGCAGGACTTAGTGCCCATCCTCGAACAAGTGGCCCGCCAAGGTAAGCCCCTGTTGATCATCGCCGAAGACATTGAAAAAGAAGCTTTGGCTACCCTGGTCGTTAACCGTCTGCGCGGTGTGTTGAATGTGGCCGCTGTGAAAGCCCCCGGCTTTGGCGATCGCCGTAAACAAATGTTGGAAGACATTGCCACCCTCACCGGCGGTCAAGTAATCAGCGAAGATGCTGGCTTGAAACTGGAAAGTGCCACCGTCGATAGCCTCGGTTCTGCCCGTCGCATCAACATCACCAAAGACAACACCACCATTGTGGCCGAAGGTAACGAAGCCGCAGTCAAATCCCGCTGTGAGCAAATCCGTCGTCAGATCGAAGAGACCGATTCTAGCTACGACAAAGAAAAACTCCAAGAGCGTTTGGCTAAATTGGCCGGTGGTGTAGCGGTAATCAAAGTTGGTGCCGCCACAGAAACCGAAATGAAAGACCGCAAACTCCGCTTGGAAGATGCCATCAACGCCACCAAAGCCGCTGTGGAAGAAGGTATTGTTCCCGGTGGTGGTACCACCCTGGCTCACTTAGCTCCCCAATTGGAAGAGTGGGCCAATGGCAACCTCAAAGACGAAGAACTCACCGGTGCGCTAATCGTAGCCCGGGCTTTGCCTGCTCCCCTAAAACGGATTGCGGAAAACGCCGGTCAAAACGGTGCCGTAATTTCCGAACGGGTCAAAGAGAAGGAGTTCAACGTTGGTTACAACGCCGCTAGCCTCGAGTATGTGGACATGCTGGCCGCTGGTATCGTTGACCCCGCCAAAGTAACCCGTTCTGCTCTGCAAAATGCTGCCTCCATCGCCGGCATGGTGCTGACCACCGAATGTATCGTTGTCGACAAACCGGAAAAAGAAAAAGCTCCCGCTGGTGCCCCCGGTGGTGACTTCGACTACTAA
- the groES gene encoding co-chaperone GroES — MAAITINVSTVKPLGDRVFVKVSPAEEKTAGGILLPDNAKEKPQIGEVVQVGPGKRNDDGSYSPVEVKVGDKVLYSKYAGTDIKLGGDDYVLLTEKDILASVA, encoded by the coding sequence ATGGCCGCTATTACCATCAATGTTTCTACTGTGAAACCCCTTGGCGATCGGGTGTTTGTTAAAGTAAGCCCCGCTGAAGAAAAAACCGCTGGGGGTATTTTGTTGCCCGATAATGCCAAAGAAAAGCCCCAAATTGGTGAGGTTGTCCAGGTGGGCCCCGGCAAACGCAACGATGACGGCAGCTACTCCCCTGTGGAAGTCAAAGTTGGCGATAAAGTTCTCTATTCCAAATATGCTGGCACCGATATCAAACTCGGTGGCGACGACTATGTTCTGTTAACTGAAAAAGATATTTTGGCCTCCGTTGCCTAG